The Xanthomonas sontii genome contains a region encoding:
- a CDS encoding response regulator transcription factor, which produces MIRLVLAEDQAMVRGALGALLGLEADLDLVASAADGEAAWRALQAHAPDLLVTDIEMPGLSGLELAQRIQRQQLPVRVIIVTTFARPGFLRRALDAGVGGYLLKDAPPQRLIEAIRQVHRGGRAIDPELALEAWSEADPLNDRERQVLRLAGEGASAGDIATQLGLSSGTVRNYLSEAIGKLGVGNRIEAARLARQKGWL; this is translated from the coding sequence GTGATTCGTTTAGTGCTGGCGGAGGACCAGGCGATGGTGCGCGGTGCGCTGGGCGCACTGCTGGGCCTGGAAGCGGATCTCGACCTGGTCGCCAGCGCGGCCGACGGCGAAGCCGCCTGGCGCGCGCTGCAGGCGCATGCGCCGGACCTGCTGGTCACCGACATCGAGATGCCCGGCCTCAGCGGCCTGGAGCTGGCCCAGCGCATCCAGCGCCAGCAACTGCCGGTGCGCGTCATCATCGTCACCACCTTCGCCCGCCCCGGCTTCCTGCGCCGCGCCCTGGACGCCGGGGTCGGCGGCTACCTGCTCAAGGATGCGCCGCCGCAGCGGCTGATCGAGGCGATCCGCCAGGTGCACCGCGGCGGCCGCGCGATCGACCCGGAACTGGCGCTGGAAGCCTGGTCCGAGGCCGACCCGCTCAACGACCGCGAGCGCCAGGTGCTGCGCCTGGCCGGCGAGGGCGCCTCGGCCGGCGACATCGCCACGCAGTTGGGGCTGTCGTCGGGCACGGTGCGCAACTACCTGTCCGAGGCGATCGGCAAGCTCGGGGTCGGCAACCGCATCGAGGCGGCGCGGCTGGCCCGGCAGAAGGGCTGGCTGTGA